One genomic window of Motacilla alba alba isolate MOTALB_02 chromosome 3, Motacilla_alba_V1.0_pri, whole genome shotgun sequence includes the following:
- the TRAF5 gene encoding TNF receptor-associated factor 5 has protein sequence MACDEPAALTGIFTRQNSSSTNSLDFEPDADYKFVESLEERYKCAYCHLVLHNPHQTGCGHRFCQQCILTLRELNAVPTCPVDKETIKMHEVFKDNCCKREVLNLYVFCKNFPDCNTKVILGRYQEHLQQCLFESMQCTNDGCRDRILRKDLKEHLSQHCKFREERCQYCNTYVVLINIQNHEKNDCPDYPVPCLQNCSQIILKKEIEKHHAVCPEAEVDCPYKQYGCHVKVKRGKLAEHENSALREHMLQILEKNSRLEERISDLYKSLECKEIKIQQLADAINKCEKEFRQYTQLFGNNSNLVISSQALANHLDKSARLESQVKQLIQMANQQQSKLDLRPLFDTIETVKQKIALMETYDQRLVVLEDQSSKHDLQINIHKAQLNKNEERFKLLEGTCYNGKLIWKITDYKKKKREAVEGRVLSIASQPFYTSRCGYRLCARAYLNGDGSGKGTHISLYFVVMRGEFDSLLLWPFKQKVTLMLLDQSGKKNHIVEVFRADPNSSSFKRPDGEMNIASGCPRFVPHTVLESAKNTYIRDDTLFLKVVVDLTDLEEL, from the exons atGGCCTGTGACGAACCCGCTGCTCTCACGGGCATCTTCACGCGCCAGAACTCCTCCAGCACCAACTCCCTGGACTTCGAGCCCGACGCCGACTACAAATTTGTGGAAAGCCTGGAGGAGCGCTACAAGTGCGCCTACTGCCACCTGGTCCTGCACAACCCCCACCAGACGGGATGCGGGCACCGCTTCTGCCAGCAGTGCATTCTCACTCTGAG AGAGTTAAATGCAGTACCCACCTGTCCTGTCGacaaagaaacaataaaaatgcatgAG GTATTCAAAGACAACTGCTGTAAAAGAGAAGTTCTCAACTTGTATGTGTTCTGCAAAAACTTTCCTGATTGCAATACAAAAGTAATTCTGGGGCGATATCAG gagcatctgcagcagtgtttgtttgAAAGCATGCAATGCACTAATGATGGATGTCGGGATCGAATTCTTCGCAAAGACCTGAAGGAGCACTTGAGCCAGCACTGTAAATTCCGAGAAGAGAGGTGCCAGTACTGTAATACATATGTGGTGTTAATTAACATACAG aaTCATGAGAAAAATGACTGTCCTGATTATCCTGTGCCTTGTCTCCAAAACTGTTcacaaataattctgaaaaaagag ATTGAAAAGCACCACGCTGTGTGTCCCGAGGCAGAAGTGGACTGTCCATATAAGCAGTACGGCTGTCATGTAAAG GTTAAAAGAGGGAAACTTGCTGAACATGAAAACAGCGCCCTGAGGGAACATATGCTGCAGATTTTAGAGAAGAACTCCCGGTTGGAAGAGCGG ATATCTGACCTGTATAAGAGCCTGGAATGTAAAGAGATTAAAATCCAGCAGCTAGCAGATGCCATTAATAAGTGTGAGAAAGAATTCAGACAGTATACACAACTGTTTGGTAACAATAGCAACTTGGTGATAAGCTCTCAG GCTCTGGCCAATCACCTGGATAAGTCTGCACGCCTGGAATCGCAAGTGAAACAGCTAATACAGATGGCAAACCAGCAGCAAAGTAAATTAGACCTGCGGCCCCTGTTTGACACAATTGAAACCGTGAAACAGAAGATTGCCCTGATGGAGACGTACGACCAGCGCTTGG TTGTTTTGGAAGATCAGTCCAGCAAACATGATCTCCAGATCAATATTCACAAAGCACAGCTCAATAAAAACGAAGAACGATTTAAGCTTTTGGAAGGCACGTGCTACAATGGGAAATTAATCTGGAAAATCACGGACtacaagaagaagaaaagagaggcaGTGGAAGGCCGTGTGCTGTCCATAGCCAGCCAGCCCTTCTACACCAGCCGCTGTGGGTACAGGTTGTGTGCCAGAGCCTACCTGAACGGGGACGGCTCGGGAAAGGGAACGCACATCTCCCTCTACTTTGTGGTCATGAGGGGCGAGTTTGACTCGCTGCTGCTGTGGCCTTTCAAGCAGAAGGTTACACTTATGCTTTTGGAccaaagtgggaaaaaaaatcacattgtgGAAGTCTTTAGAGCTGAccccaacagcagcagtttCAAAAGGCCGGATGGAGAAATGAATATCGCCTCCGGCTGTCCGCGCTTTGTGCCGCACACCGTCCTGGAGAGTGCAAAGAACACCTACATCAGAGATGACACACTCTTCTTGAAAGTGGTCGTGGATCTAACTGATCTTGAGGAATTGTGA